In Papaver somniferum cultivar HN1 chromosome 9, ASM357369v1, whole genome shotgun sequence, the genomic stretch acgaattccacttggagagatcgaaatacgtaacactatgcgtggtggatatggaatcatataatatgttgttaggaagaccatggatacatgcgataaaagttagtatcaacattgcatcaatgtattaaattccccacaccaaatggaataggagaaatcagaggagatgttgacaatgcgaaattatgtcatcaaattgaagtaaagcattatgaaggacaagcaaaaaagaaacaatttcgtagaaagttggcaaaggaagcaaagaaagaagaagaatttagagtatatgataagggcaaaagaaggcaaaggaatacccagcgaaatttcggagagaaggagaaggacctgtgaaaacaataaaagaaccaacaccaatgggagaacctaaacccagttacactgccgcagaaccaacaaaaaataaacgttgggactatagaagaacctttaatattgagaattggaaccaaaatggatgtggaagaagaagaaagaactgttaacctgttgcgagagtataaagatgttttcgcaggaagcatggatgagatatcgggaatagatccatcaattgcatgccacaagttggagattaacaaaaatgtgagaccatttaaacagagaataagaaaaattgcaacaacttaccattcccaaatagaagaagaactacagaaaatgcttgatgcgggaatcataagggAAGCTAAaaacccagaatggatagcgaatatggtcattgtcccaaagaaaaacaaaggaataaggatttgcatagatttcactgatttaaacaaagcttgccccaaagatagttttttccgttaccagatattcctcaaatggtggaatccgcagcgggaaacgatagagtatcgtctttagatgggtacaaagggtataaccaaatccctctcgctaaagaatatcaagaacatatttctttcttcgcccctagaggtttatattgttacacgaaaatgccatttggtttgcgaaatgcgggagcgacataccaaaggatggtagagaaggtgttcgcaaaatggatacacaaaacattagaagtatatgtggatgacatgttagtaaaaagtaaagaagctaaaaaccatgtacaggacctgagggagatttttgaacaaatgcagcagtataacattaaattgaatcctgagaaatgtactattggagttgcatcgaattttaggctacattgtatcaaggaaggaatacaggttgatccagaaaaagtgcaagcagttcgtgacatgccaacaccagcaacaataaaagatgtacaaaagttgaatggacttatagcttcgctggggagattcatttcgcgatcatcagacaaatgcaaatattttttcgatatactcaagaagggtgcgaaatttaaatggactgatgaatgtgaaaaaacttttcaagggatcaaagaccatcttatgaatacaactattttacaaaaagcagaatcaggagaagaattattgatctaccttgcgacgacgtcgcatgcattaagtgttgtgttgtTGCGAATAGATGCAGGAGTGGAgaagcccatctattacattagcaaaacttttaatgctgccgagaagaattactcaaaaattgagaaactaatcttagcattagtttatgcatcatttaagctccgcatatattttcaagcgcacaagataaaggtattaacaaaagtactaattgaatcagtgatgaagaattctaaaagatcaggaagagtggggAGGTGGAATGCACAAGTGGGCCACTTTGACAGTAGatatgaaattttttcttcaccaaaatcacaagttgttgcagatttcttgacagaatttcctttagaagaagatgaagcggtaaaagaaatgatggatatagaagaagaacacggagatccaaaagatttattaacagaaccaaatagatgagatatattggtagatggatcatcaaatggagaaggaaatggagttggaattgttttaatttcgccagaagaaGTGAAGATGGCTTTCTCATTCAGATTAGAATTCACATCTACTAATAATGAAACGGgatatgaagttgtgatacatgccttaaaatttgcaatagaaatgaaactagaaaatgccaggatcactagtgattcgcagctagttattcgccaaataaatggAGAGTATACTAAAAATGAACCAtctttgaagaaatacaagaagctcgttgaagaattgtcagcgaaaatcccaaaaataaaatggaggcacatctcaagaaaggataacagactcgcaaacgctttttctttcatctcaagcatgatgacagatcctaCTGTGaggtgcataaaaatacaaacacttctatcaccatcaattaataaagaagaaggagaagtggatgtgatgataatagacaatgaagaagaagaacaaactaacaatatcgcagactggagaacagaacttcatgcatatttggcgaaaggagaaacaccaagaaatagtttagaaacacacaagttaaaaagccgcgcaacgaattatgaattaagaaatGGGCTGcgataccgaaaatcctttaacggaTCTTCActtagatgtttgacacgagaggaaggagaaaaagtgctaaaaatgttacatagtggggatgctggcaatcatagcgggggaagatctttggcacatagagcaaaaatgcaaggatattactggccatacatgcatgaagatgaaaaacaaatatcaaggcgttgcgaagattgtcagcggcatggaaataGAATatatgcacctggagcaccgttatcatcttcaaccagtgtgtggccttttggaaagtggggcttagatactgtgggaccatttttaccaggttctggacaaagaagatatttaatagtcgcaacagattattttacaaaatggacagaactgaaagcagtacagcatattcgtgaCAAAGATATCTtcacattcatattcgaaaatatcattcgcagatttggaattcctgcgcagttggtatctgataatgggaaacaattcgaaggacaaaatatagaaatgctacttaatgcattcaagataaaatgtgggaAGTCTACTccattgtatccacaagctaatgggcgggtagaagcaacaaacaaaacaattgcagatatattaaagaagaaattggaaggacatcacagagcatggtgcgaacaagtagaTAATGTAGTATGGGATTATAAtataactagaagagaagctactagaatgtcacctttttgtttaacatacggagttgaagcggtgttaccaacagaagttgttattccgacaacaaaaagagaagcttgggagaaaaatcttagcgcgggtttgatcttaaacaaacttgatgaattataagaaagaagataaaaagatttacaacatatggagaattatcagcgaagattagcccgagaatatgataaacgtgtcaaaatacgcgaatttcaaccaggagatttagttctgagaGAGACACcagtatatcagcgagaaaatggaggaaaattagcgaaaaaatgggatggaccttacatcattaaagaGATAGATGGAACAGGAGCTTacagattaatggatccagaagatagagatgttggtcatagacttgatagaccatggaacaggttgtacttaaaaagatattatcagtaagaagctttgagaagttatggattctgaaagaataattgcaagatttttcatatcaaaacaagaccatgatgtgcgaaattttcgcagagataatcacagaataatgacataaaaagaaaggggcgaacctttatggcgtacaccctagttcgcgaataaaatttctcaagaggcaaatgtaagacctaaagtacgtcatattagagggtacctgttgcatggctcagggaaaggctacaccgccaccggaacctgagtcgtggagatttggggtcaataaagcccatccagaagaggcaccttggattcgaagcttaagcatatgacttgggttaggcgactaaggtaataaggactctcccaaggagtgcagatctgatcaaggcgccgagttacacggttgagtcaagagtgccagggacgtttgaagcgtaccttgccattcttgacaagtcttgtcttatactgcactcggtctgaagaaaaccccacttagggtgcagtctcgtaaccataagccctataggtaaaagggataagaggctgcaaaaacaaatggttgttgttaagactagaTGAGAGGatataaccttgtatggtagaagtaagcctccttgaaggggcaaccaggaggaagataagggtggcaccctccattagggagttgataagtgtcttaagacacaaatgtcatgaggctttctattcgcaagagtattaaggcttgcgATATTTGTGCAAAAatcttgaagaggcaataatacaaaagaaaaagttaaggcgaggtcaatgggttttcgcaagaaagtgcgaagacgtcctgcgatttcgtcgcaagacagacggtaatgtcatggggctttattttcgcaagaatatttaggcctgtcatattgtcgcaacattcctgaagaggccataatacaaaagaaaaaggtaaggaaagatcaatgggtttttgcatgaaagtgcaaggacgtcctgcgattttgtcgcaatgacaagaggtggcataataagacctttaattaggaaggcaaaataataccacatgacaaaacaaaatatttataagtattcataacagatcattcctcgcaagaaagataatgagaggcaagtatgggaatcagtaaacaagaggcattatctttctcgcaagcaaaatactaaaagagagaattaattccaaagttggttgaagaatattattcacaagaaataataaagacgaaacaattcaaaaagatagaactagataagaatctCTTCGCCAATGTTCACATTATCGCCAGTCCTTTCTTCAtctcgattctgatcttcgccaATAATTTCTTCAAGATGGACTTCTTTTTCACTTCCATCTTGATTattgccagcaattacttctttagaagggatttcttttttacttccatcttgattagcacaagcagttgcttccttggaagggatctcttcttcatcttccaaaagatcagtctctccaccactttcgtaatcataatcactgtcagctggacgaggaatttcatcatcatctacttccaaaggctcaatcgatgtaggaggaagagatttggacaataaaatatcattcacaagaacttcagcccggagatgaacttgacgaagaagtgctctctgatgattcctatcttgaatatccttaaagtaagcaagataatcaagtcttctttctgctcggtcacgagaaccagtaaggacagagacgagtagtgcgttttctttgcgaattttggcatatttagcctccaaaacataaatggaggaatgaagattcttctcagactctgcgaaaggtagaatataaaatttcattaagatgaagaactcggaaagatatgacaaagaaaagatagttaaggcagtcaaactattatgactaccttccttttgcgaaatgagatgttgaatcaaggacagacaactattctcccaacggtccattgcgtcatcaaatttatctccaattaaacctttaagtcgagactgaagatttttctctttagaaataagaaaggcatttttcttcgcaagagaagaataagattcttttaatttggaatattgttctttaagttgattctcctttacacttaaagctattctaccttgaatgagtgtatctctttcagcgatagatgactctgttacttctttaagttcatttctcaaagagcgaagagattgctcttggtcatcacatactttctgaagaatgttaagttgttgcgaagatatcgccatcttgtttaataagttcgcttctcttgagataaggttttattctcatctgataaagtttccatccctaaattagctttagttaaagaataagaaaggagagatacttcattacttaataaatcttgtttctgaactaattgggtattttcattggtaagattatttatatgatcaagggaatatgaatagaggttatctaattggttatattgatctatcaaaatttctttatcaacacgggattcttcaacggcagattcaaattgatatctctccattattcgtttctgctttaaggcttaacatgcgaaagagggatttcaaggataattaaatgtgGGAAGGATAAACCCATTAAAagggcaaattgaagacacagataagaaaatcatacctctcaattcatcattcttcttgcgaagattgtcacgatccaacaaaacattctgaagcttttgattttcgagacgaagagcgttacattctttttccaaagttgtctgcgaagcagctctgtcagaacctaaatgcttgctcagaattttgcaaacattagacttgataggatcaataaaaGACTTatttccatcatccaggacttcagataaaactttgaaagctatatctattccttccacggtttctttcgaaagaggaagagactcaggtagagaactggcagtgatagaaggttgagaagcattctcaataggaagagaagaggtttcattcatagaaggatcaacaaggggggtttcaatcattgaaaggtcagctgaagaaatgaactctgaggcagctttttcgcgaattggagataaaggtttatcttgcgaagatgtcgcaggagatttagaagagatgagtaagtggaatggaacggaagttggaacagttttaaggtggcgagatttcttgagaggtttactgacatccttatcaccctgcaaattacaatccagataagaaacagaggcaacaatattgttattagaaaaggataatgtttcttactaccttctcattcgcaggctttcttttatgcgcaacaaccttaatgttgtgatttgggaatattagggttgtgcactgtaaatttagtgttggaggcgcttttgctgaaataacaagagtatgggaatcacataaacaacatcaaataaggaaataaacaagatcaatttcagcaaaacccataaagaagaaaaaagaaaactaaccttgatgaatccatgaaaaacagtagcaggaagattatttcgaagaaaattacgaacgatgaagatctgcagaagaaatagtatgaagatgaagaagaacttaaaaagattgaagaagaaagaagaaaagttgcaataacggaatttgcagaagaacgatgaagttgcagagaaaataaaaagaaagaaaaagagagtgagaaagaatatatatagagggaatttttcctcgagaaaataaacacgattaatacggaaagatataagcggttaagaagcaacggttacaaaatacgtgtcaagaaacagatgaaagaaagaatacgtgtgataaatgcagaatatgaagagaagaacagctgcggcatttctcacatcattctctacttcgcagaaaagatatgagaagaggcaagatgtaggatcagaatctcgcaacaatgatatcctagcgaaattatcaacaacacaacacaacagcgtcgcagaacaatttcagaaatgatataataaatgacgtcagctaaaatcatgagaaagatgtgatggtcctgcgaaaattagagagtttgcgagattaacatttgtaagtttgcgagaatgtcgcaagccatatccgaaaataaaggacagattagctgtcatccactatgtacttccctataaatagtcgttcagttgtaaaggagagaggagagatcttttttgagtaagaaacaagtaaataggagagagaaagtctagaacataagtcattcttgattcttttatcttttcttgtaagaacattcaaagattgatcaataaaattaagagtgtaaatctaaaaatgagttgagtaataatgaaatcatatgaggggtgtagtgtaggatttactGCAACTACAGTTATtgtatataaaattgataggcctcaaatagttaccggacttatctcttttgggccctctcatcctaccaatttcatgtacgttccttttctcctttatcttagtttgtgaaggatacatcttacCCTTCCTcttgacatcctctttactatccttTGCTTGAGACGGACAATCATTCTCATTaacctctttgttacttgtttcggcTTTTTGAATACTCGGACGACCTCGTTTTCttggaactttgacttcttcctccttcatcaacttctcaatttccTTCTTTGCATTTTCATACCTTGCATCATGGTAGTCAACGCCGGATGGATCCCTTTTAGTAtccaatagttccttgttggcttgtctagtttgaaaattattcattttcttactcttcctacctttcggatcactcttctccggttccaaaatattttcttgggtgaaaggatacatgaccggtatcatgttgtcccataggaTTTTCTTTTGAGCTCGGAACATATTCCTCTACATCTCCGCCAACtttttcccatttgtcgtgtcACATATCTCTAGAGGATCaaagcttaattgtttccaaaaatgatcaatatcctcaaatggtatgataccatctTTGTACCGAAAGTAGGTCGTGGaggcatggaagtcccatagatgtcttcattttacaaacacactcttcctccaagttgactcctaatgtcttaatcaaatccactttttgcatcaacaagtcgatgcatagatgggagactctataagttaattcccgtagccaattactaccataattcttgtgtctaaATATAAGGTTATGCTCGAACGTggctttaattctcacaacatcacttttgaaatattcatcaattgcatcaaaaaccgtgacaaaagtgtcaacacatccaaaaaggttcttcttcaaccgataatgagccgactctaccatacttatggcttggttgtcgaagtgttttttccgatttgtgaaacaacacacgaacctttctttattaggttccgacacatctttgaccaagtaagtaatgacatcgtGGTAGTCGGTCTTCCAATGCTCAATAAGCATTTTATAATTTTCTCcatagacatcctcggtgattgaccataccaaGCTTCCCATTCTCcttggaaacaagcccacaacatctcattatgttcatatgctttcaagaattccttctttttctttactcgtgtctccaacggtagtttagaaatattctctaattctttcaacttaagtggttgaattatcggttgacattttttcctcacattgcaccatatatgaaacgtGCAAAGAAAGTTTAAagcatccggaaataccttcttaatagcatacatcaacgatgaatcttgattgGAAACGAACACTTTcggaagagcaccctcccggaagattaacttaaATTGTACaaacccccaaacataactctctttcttctcgtttttcaagaaacaaaaagccacggtgaacggtgcctttgtcgaagtatgccccacaatgttcatcaacggcatctcatatttattagtctcgtacgtgcaatccaatataataacttgtgggaaggaAAAGGTatgtgacttgaccgaagtcatccaattggacgcattccgggtgggcaaggaaaaggtaTGTGACTTGgccgaagtcatccaacttcttttggcaagcgtagttattcttcacccctaaccacattacttgttgcgtcaccatcctaccttgaaaattgagtcttctaatcttttgtcttgcattgtagatagtttgcatagtcgacttgttattcttgttgtccgccttcaatttgctaagaatcctagacggtGGCAAACATGcttgtgtcattttatccacttctagcatctcgtcaggtttgagtcgcgctactttcgcatgtccatgaaggtctttgggacgtgggtggttatgacgacaatccatatctttattcattatccaatattgatcttctttgttcaaggacttattcttgaggttgaaaatgatcttgaaagggcaatttgttttcttcgtcttcgtcttattctttctcccggtcttcccaacatatacggtaccctttttaaccttgctaccttcggttccactacgctcacaaatcatttcaaaccgatcccctcggctttgttgtcctttaactagtacacaatttaccttcatcgcgtgttcctcaacccaatcaagaacttcgggtttagttttccatctctacgttcattccaaaacaaataatttgtaagaaaaactttggaatattccgacaacattaaggtaaacaaaaagttcttacataccaaatcattttggaagtgatccttggtatcctcgtgaattatgtctactggatcaggttgattttccatgggtacaGGTccgccaagcacgatctacaaagaatatcacaaggttaaatactaGATAAGGAATATAATAGCAATGTTCGGCTAattcgataatcatattatgtgccgaaccatgaacatttacaagtttcggcttatacgatattctcaatatgtgctgaaccacgaacaatattttaacccaaaaattaacaaattcatgttcggctcatacgataatcatattatgtgccgaaccttgaacattgaGAGGTTTCAGCTTACatgatattctcaatatatgccgaaccaataacaatattttaacccaaaaattaacatattaatgttcggctcatacgattttgaaCATAttagccgaaccagtaattatttttattccgggctattcaggatgttgttcggcttaatatgaaactttcatataagccgaactagtgtctagcaaaagggttggaattgaaaattataggttcggcgcatttTGTAAACAGATTAAGTGAGCTGAACCGTTCATCATTTGGTTgattcggctcacatctatgagccgaaccccaacctggttcgccgaaccatgaagcaaaaatccaaacttttgataatttcgaGCTATATaagtgagattgagcataagatagaagtgtactTGTGTATTAGAGGTATTGGCTTCCTCATATATGtactcatcatctggatttggctcataaaaatcatcatcttgagtttgtgtttgagtttgagcttgagtttgagtttgtgtaaaatcattctcataacctaagaaatcatccatttgggaatcattgttgtagttgatatgtattttcctaggttttttatatgaattatgactctcctcatcctccattgaatcaagaattaaaatccactcactttctccttctctttctctccttcttaaccaaaatttgattttttttcccccaaattttttcatctaaacaacctttataattctgaaaattatcttaatcactaaacaaaatattcaatCACTAATCCAGaatactaacactaatacgtaaagggtagatttgccattaaaaaaaattgggttaaggggatatctgattttgttatttcacaatcttcttttgtctttattcagtatgcctagaaagatttcagtatgcctaAAATCAGCGTTCGATTTTTTGGTCCTGCGCAGCAAACAAAGGACCCATTTTCAAACTGGGCTTAAAATTAGCCACTGGATTGTTCAGGTTTAGTGGAGATGCAGATGCAGAGAATTTCTGTCAACTATTTATTGCCACCATGATCTCATGGGTAAGATGCATAAACAAACACTCAGCACAAAGGTATCACACAACGGCAAGTAAGAATTCTAACCATTAGAGAAGAACCAGATATATTTTCTTTTCTACATATAAGAGAACAGGTAACAACAATATAATAAAGGCTGTTTTTGATCCAAGTCCCAGGAATTCCAGTTCAATGGACTGTTCTGTTCTGTCTGCCATATGTTATATAAATGCGTCGAATAAGCGAGAGGGAAACAGATTTTACTGCCTTTCACACACTACAACAATTTGCAGATGAGAAGAATAGTTAAGGGAAAAAACAAAACCCAAAAGGTAAGGAAacaaaaagggaaaagaaaaaaatacaagcAAACTGCCTGGTGCCTTCCTTCGCCGATAAATTTAATCATTTGTGTTTGAATTCAACAAGAATGGGCTTGCCGCCTTCTCCGGCATACACCACCGGCTTGCTATCACCTCGAGGGATGATTATGAGTTCACTTAAGATCCGCAGCAAGCTGATTTTGGTGCGGCTTCTGGCTGGTCAGTTGGGTTAATCCTAACTGTTGAAGGCTGCAATGAAACCAACCAATCAAACAAAATTAGACATGAAATAAAATGAAGCATAAGAAGATAATACTTGAGTGCTTTCCAGAACATTTTTTATTTGGTCTTTTGCCCATTTTGAGTTAGATGTACAGATATTCATGTGCTATGGGGATCTGATACCTCAGCTTTGGTGTCAGTTTCAGAAAGCCTTTCTTTAATATCCCTTGCAATGGAAAAGAAAACTTGCTCCacatttagatttgtttttgcaCTCTACGGaacacaaaagaaagaaacatcaaTATATGAAATTCTCTagcttataagaacaaaatgattcCGCCACAGGGAGATTTAAGCTTACAGTCTCAAAGAATTTGATACCATACTCGTCAGCAAGTGCTTGACCCTTGGCGGTAGGCACTgcctgaaaaaagaaaaagaaaagctgtAAGTAATTGTTAGAAATTACGACAAACAAATTTGAAATGATCAAAAGAAAACAGTGGTGATATCAGCTCTAAATGGTTTTGAAATTCATGAAGAATACTAGTAATCACATGCTTCAAAAGCTCAAAGTGCTAGAGAGAAGGAGGAGCCAATAATAATGTTTATTACAAGGGTCTGCAGGATAACTAGGAAACAACTCTCATCCCAAATACAGAAAAATGATCAACAGTTTCTTAAGGTCGTAAGTCATAAACAACAATGGAGGTAAAATAACAACATAAAAAGGTGATCCCAAGTAGCAGAATGACATTACAGTCTCACCCTTTTACTTTCGTCCATATCAGCCTTGTTTCCCACGAGAATCTTGTTTACATTGTCAGAGGCATGCTGTTCAATGTTTCTAATCCAGTTTCTGATATCTGGTGAtgcaaacataaaaaaatataatcagCTGATAGCAGACTACACCATAATGATATAACCTCATTGGGGTCAAGCAAGAGATGCAACCACCTCTTGGATCCAGAGAACCATACCATACTAAGAAAAAATAATCCAAAAGATACAGATCCAGTGGTCCACAGGTTGTTAACAAATCATTTTTTCAGTAAGAgagcatgaatatcattatcatCACTGAAAAGTAAATCTAGCTATAAAATTATAAATATCAGCAAAAGAGAGGAGTGGGAAAGTACTGTTAAAAGAGGATTCATCTGTAACATCATACACCAACAAAATGCCCATGGCTCCTCGGTAGTAAGCTGCACAGGAAATATAAGTGAAGTTGTTAAACACTAACAAAAAATGAAGGGTATCAGTGTGTAAAAGCT encodes the following:
- the LOC113310903 gene encoding ras-related protein RABE1c-like, which gives rise to MATPPARPRADYDYLIKLLLIGDSGVGKSCLLLRFSDGSFTTSFITTIGIDFKIRTIELDSKRIKLQIWDTAGQERFRTITTAYYRGAMGILLVYDVTDESSFNNIRNWIRNIEQHASDNVNKILVGNKADMDESKRAVPTAKGQALADEYGIKFFETSAKTNLNVEQVFFSIARDIKERLSETDTKAEPSTVRINPTDQPEAAPKSACCGS